One Defluviimonas sp. SAOS-178_SWC DNA window includes the following coding sequences:
- the rdgB gene encoding RdgB/HAM1 family non-canonical purine NTP pyrophosphatase, giving the protein MRTFSGKRLLVATHNRGKLEEIAELLKPYGIACVSAAEMGLPEPAETEDTFAGNARIKAHAAAKATGLPALADDSGIEVDGLGGAPGVYTADWAVTQTGRDFVQAMTRTWSELEAANAPYPRTARFRATMVLAWPDGHDEVFAGKVEGQVVWPMRGMQGHGYDPMFQPDGYDITFAEMDSAEKNRISHRADAFGKLVACFEGAKA; this is encoded by the coding sequence ATGCGGACATTCTCGGGCAAGCGGCTTCTGGTGGCGACCCACAACAGAGGCAAGCTCGAAGAGATTGCCGAGCTTCTGAAGCCCTATGGCATTGCCTGCGTGAGTGCTGCCGAGATGGGGTTGCCGGAGCCCGCAGAAACCGAGGACACCTTCGCCGGCAATGCGCGGATCAAGGCCCATGCAGCGGCGAAGGCGACGGGGTTGCCGGCGCTCGCCGACGACAGCGGCATCGAGGTGGACGGGCTTGGCGGCGCGCCGGGCGTCTACACTGCCGATTGGGCGGTGACACAGACGGGGCGGGATTTCGTCCAGGCGATGACCCGGACGTGGAGCGAACTGGAAGCGGCGAACGCCCCCTACCCCCGAACGGCGCGGTTTCGCGCGACAATGGTACTGGCCTGGCCGGACGGGCATGACGAGGTCTTCGCCGGTAAGGTCGAGGGACAGGTCGTCTGGCCGATGCGCGGCATGCAGGGCCACGGCTATGATCCGATGTTCCAGCCCGACGGCTACGACATCACCTTTGCGGAGATGGACTCGGCCGAGAAGAACCGGATCAGCCACCGCGCGGATGCGTTCGGAAAACTGGTTGCCTGTTTCGAGGGTGCAAAAGCATGA
- the rph gene encoding ribonuclease PH, which produces MRPSGRKLDAMREIAIETGVTKHAEGSCLIRCGDTHVLCTATVEDKAPSFLKGTGLGWVTAEYGMLPRATNTRNRREAAAGKQSGRTQEIQRLIGRALRAGVDRVALGERQIVVDCDVIQADGGTRCASITGGWVALRLAVNKLIKAGAVISDPLVDHVAAVSCGIYAGQSVLDLDYAEDSEAGTDGNFILTGRGRLIEVQMSAEGATFSRDEMNKLLDLAESGIATLVEAQKAAV; this is translated from the coding sequence ATGAGACCCTCTGGCCGGAAGCTCGACGCGATGCGCGAGATCGCGATTGAAACGGGCGTGACGAAACACGCCGAGGGATCTTGCCTGATCCGCTGCGGGGATACGCACGTCTTGTGCACCGCGACCGTCGAGGACAAGGCGCCGTCGTTCCTGAAGGGAACCGGGCTCGGCTGGGTAACGGCCGAATACGGGATGTTGCCGCGTGCTACCAACACACGCAACCGGCGCGAGGCGGCGGCGGGCAAGCAATCCGGTAGAACGCAGGAAATTCAACGGCTGATCGGTCGCGCGCTGCGCGCCGGCGTGGACCGCGTCGCGCTTGGCGAACGGCAGATCGTCGTCGATTGCGATGTGATCCAGGCCGATGGCGGCACGCGCTGCGCCTCCATTACCGGCGGTTGGGTGGCTTTGCGTCTGGCGGTCAACAAGCTGATCAAGGCCGGCGCGGTCATCAGCGATCCGCTCGTCGACCACGTTGCCGCCGTCTCCTGCGGGATCTACGCCGGGCAGTCGGTGCTTGACCTTGACTACGCCGAGGACAGCGAAGCCGGGACGGACGGGAATTTCATCCTGACCGGTCGTGGCCGGCTGATCGAGGTCCAGATGTCAGCGGAGGGCGCCACGTTTTCCCGCGATGAAATGAACAAGCTCCTCGACCTCGCCGAGAGTGGTATCGCGACCTTGGTCGAGGCGCAAAAGGCGGCGGTCTGA
- the hrcA gene encoding heat-inducible transcriptional repressor HrcA — translation MTDRPNILAELNDRSREVFRRVVEGYLDSGGPVGSRTLTRSMSEQISAATIRNVMQDLEYLGLLDSPHTSAGRIPTQLGLRMFVDGLMEVSTLSLQDREAIDATASANEPGIATMLDRIGQALSGITHGASLVLTPKHEAPIRHIEFVSLAPDRALVVLVFADGHVENRVFAPPAGQTPSSMREAANFLNALAEGRTFSELRVQMNTEIARRRQELDSAARALVESGLAVWENPGESHERLIVRGRANLIDQADEADLDRIRTLFDDLERKRDIAEFLELAEAGEGVRIFIGSENKLFSLSGSSLVVSPYMNADRKIIGAVGVIGPTRLNYGRIVPIVDYTAQLVGRMLSGERKG, via the coding sequence ATGACCGACCGACCGAACATCCTTGCCGAATTGAACGACCGCTCGCGGGAGGTTTTCCGCCGGGTCGTCGAAGGCTACCTCGACAGCGGCGGACCGGTCGGATCGCGGACCCTCACCCGGTCGATGAGCGAGCAGATCTCTGCCGCGACGATCCGTAACGTCATGCAGGACCTTGAATACCTCGGCCTCCTCGACAGCCCGCACACCTCTGCGGGCCGCATTCCGACGCAACTCGGCCTTCGGATGTTCGTCGACGGATTGATGGAGGTTTCGACCCTGTCCCTGCAGGATCGAGAGGCGATCGACGCGACTGCGAGCGCGAATGAGCCCGGCATCGCGACCATGCTCGACCGCATCGGCCAGGCGCTTTCTGGCATCACACACGGGGCGAGCCTCGTCCTGACTCCCAAGCACGAAGCCCCGATCCGCCATATCGAGTTCGTCAGCCTCGCCCCGGATCGGGCGCTTGTGGTGCTTGTCTTCGCCGACGGTCATGTCGAAAATCGCGTCTTCGCGCCGCCTGCCGGTCAGACGCCGTCATCGATGCGCGAAGCCGCGAACTTTCTTAACGCGCTCGCTGAAGGCCGCACCTTTTCCGAACTCCGCGTTCAGATGAACACAGAAATCGCGCGGCGCCGGCAGGAGCTCGACAGTGCCGCCCGGGCGCTCGTCGAAAGCGGACTCGCGGTTTGGGAAAACCCCGGCGAATCCCATGAACGGCTCATCGTCCGCGGCCGTGCGAACCTGATCGACCAGGCCGACGAGGCCGATCTGGACCGCATCCGCACCCTCTTTGACGACCTCGAGCGCAAGCGCGACATCGCCGAATTCCTCGAACTTGCGGAGGCCGGGGAAGGCGTGCGCATTTTTATCGGGTCGGAGAACAAGTTATTCTCACTTTCGGGTTCCTCTCTGGTGGTGTCTCCCTATATGAACGCTGACCGTAAGATCATCGGCGCCGTGGGCGTGATCGGTCCGACGCGGCTCAATTACGGGCGCATCGTTCCGATCGTCGACTACACGGCGCAGCTTGTCGGGCGGATGCTGTCCGGCGAGCGAAAGGGATAG
- a CDS encoding nucleotide exchange factor GrpE → MSEMKKDEIAEDQALMGEEGLETEVMADELEALRAERDEMRDRFMRALADAENIRKRGERDRREAEQYGGSKLARDLLPVYDNLKRALDAAGDETRNMAKGLVEGVELTMKELIAILGKHGVQPVAPAVGDAFDPQVHQAMFEAPVPGTKAGDIIQVMTEGFMLHERLLRPAQVGVSSTPKS, encoded by the coding sequence ATGAGTGAGATGAAGAAAGACGAGATTGCCGAGGATCAGGCGCTGATGGGCGAAGAGGGGCTCGAGACCGAGGTGATGGCCGATGAGCTCGAGGCGCTCCGGGCCGAACGCGACGAGATGCGCGACCGATTCATGCGGGCGCTCGCTGACGCGGAGAATATCCGCAAGCGGGGCGAACGCGACCGTCGCGAGGCCGAGCAGTATGGCGGCTCGAAACTCGCCCGCGATCTCCTGCCGGTCTACGACAACCTCAAGCGCGCGCTGGATGCGGCGGGGGACGAGACGCGCAACATGGCCAAGGGGCTCGTGGAAGGTGTCGAGCTGACGATGAAGGAACTGATCGCGATCCTTGGCAAGCATGGCGTGCAGCCGGTCGCGCCGGCGGTCGGTGACGCCTTCGACCCGCAGGTTCATCAAGCAATGTTCGAAGCCCCCGTGCCGGGCACCAAGGCGGGCGACATCATCCAGGTGATGACCGAGGGCTTCATGCTGCACGAACGGCTTCTGCGCCCCGCGCAGGTCGGTGTTTCCTCGACGCCGAAATCGTGA